The genomic segment CAAATAAATTATATGCTGATTTGCAAGAAGCAGACTTAAAACCTTGGATGGATAAAAAGAATATTCTTCCCGGCCAAAAATGGAAACAAATTATTCCTAAAATAATAAATAAATGTGATTTGGTTATTATTCTCATGTCTTCGAAATCAATTTTGAGAAGAGGATATTTTCATACAGAATTAAGATCTGCTTTAAATGTACTTAATGAAATGCCTCCACATTCAATATTTATTATTCCGGTTAGAATAGATAACTGCAACCCTGCATATGAAGAATTGAAAGATATTCATTGGGTTGATATTTTTCCATCCTACGAAAATGGTTTTAGTAAAATATTAAATACTATAAATAAGATATTAGAAAGTGTACCTAAATATAAAAGTGCTTATACGAGAAAAATCGGTGATGAAATAAGAGTTTTAGAAAATCTTTATGAAAAACTAACAATAAAAGGTTCTGACAAGAAAGAATTATTTGATATTGAAAATAAAATTAAATTGTTGAATAAAAAGATATTGCAAGGCCCAAACTTGGAAGAAGGTTTTATTCTTTCTGCTCGTTATAAACTAATCGAATGCATTGGTACTGGCGGATTTGCTACTGTCTGGAAAGCTTACGACAAAAAAAATAGAAAACTTGCAGCAATTAAAGTTTTGCATGGTCATCTCTCAAGAGATGATTCACAAAGAGATCGATTTTTTCGTGGTGCAGAAACGATGATGAGTTTAAATCATCAAAATATTATTCGAATTATTGAACCCAAATGTAAATATAGAGGTTATTACTATTTTTCAATGGAATATATTGATGGTTCTAACCTATATGATTTTATAATAAATAATAAAGAATTATCTAAAAAAAATCTATTAAACATTATAGAAGATGTTTGTTTGGCAGTAAACTATTCTCATGATTATGATATTATACATAGAGATATTAAACCCGAAAATATATTAGTGCAAAAAAATGGAACCGCTTGCCTTACAGATTTTGATCTTGTTTTAATGTATTCCTCTACAATACGTGCTTCAACAGGATCTATTGGAACTTTTATGTTTGCTGCTCCAGAAACTATCGGCTCTACTTATCGTATTGATAAAAGAAGTGATATTTTTTCATTAGCAATGACTATTGTATTTTGTCTCTATAATGAGGACTTACCTATTAACATTTTTGGTAATTATATTAACTTTGTAGGCGATTTAGATTGTAACCCTGAAGTAAAAAAAAGTCTAATGTGCGCTTTGGAATGGGAACCTTCAGACAGATACAATAGTGCATTGAATTTTTGGAAAGATTTCAATGAAGCATGGAAAAATGATAATAAACAAATTATTAAAATCGAATTAAATTCATCTAATTCTGAATTCAAACAGTACAAAGAAAATAGTGAAATTAAGCAAGATAATTATTATATTGGAAAATATACTGTTACAAATGCCGAATTCAAAAGATTTGTGCTTGCAGGCGGCTATGATTCCACTGGCCTTGATAACTGGTGGTCAAATCTTGGAAAAGAAGTATGGGAATCTTATATAAATCGTCAACAACATCCATGTATTTTCGAAGATAAACGAAGAGAAGATTTCTATACAGACAGACCAGCTTTCTGGGATGATGGAAAGTTTAATCATCCCAATAAACCAGTAGTGGGAATTTGTTGGTTTGAAGCAGAAGCTTATTGCAATTGGTTATTAGAATATCTCATTAAAAAAGATAATGTTTTTTGGGTAAATAAATCTATACATCTCCCGACTGAATTTCAATGGGTATCTGCTGCCCGAAAAAATGGAAAATATGAATATCCTTGGGGTAATAAATTGCCCTCAGAAGAATATGCAAATTACGGCAACAAATTGTTAGGAACACCTCATATAATAGGTTCACATCCGAAAGGATCCTCATGGTGTGGTTGTAATGATATGGTTGGTGATGTATGGGAATGGTCATTAGATAACTTTGAGAAAAATAATGATATTGATAAAGTCATTCGAGGTGGGTGTTGCTTTGATGAAGCTGAACAAATTACAATTAATTCTCGACAAGCAAGAAAACCTGCATACCGACATGCGGCAATTGGTTTTCGTATAGTAGTTGAATCAAAATGCGGCTAACCCGGCGCTACTTGTATTGCGACATGTAAATATCTGATTTTATTGTTAATTATTGATTTTGGTTAAACGAGAATCAAGCAAATTTAACCTGTCTTATTGCAGACAGTTTCCTACTCCGACATGCACTTTCACCGCTGGTGTCTGATGTATGAAGCTTGGAGGACAAAAAGCTGAATGCGAAATATACAGGGAGTAATAGTATATCAGAAGGTATGGAATAAAGTGAGTATAACTGTTTATTATTACTGTCTATATTCCGAAAATACCGAAATGGCTGAATCCCTGTACCAGAAATCGACAGACAGTATGAGGTATATTATGAATGAATACAGTGAATGCTTTTACTGCGGCGGCATTGTAAAAGAACAGAGTCTTTCCAGAGAAATCTGGTGGAAAAACAGGCTTTATATTTTTGAAAATGTTCCTATGGGGGTATGTATGCAGTGTGGTGAAAAAGTAATAAAACCGAAGGTTGCAAAGCATATTGATATGTTACTGAAAAAACGCAGTGAACCTCAGAAAATATTGCAGGTTCCGGTATATAGATATATTCCTTTACATGCCGGTGAACCTGTAAAAAGCACGGCATAACCAGTTTCTACTCCGACATGCACTTAAACCGCTGGTGTCTGATGTATGAAGCTTGGAGGACAACGTGATTAATGTCGTGAGCGCCAGTAAGCCAAAGATGCTGACAGGCTTTGACCAAAAAGGTAAGGGTGATAAAAGCTTGTCTGAAATGACAAGCTGACTATCCTGCTTCATAATTTTTTAATTTCTTATGCAGGGTTTTCCTGTTAATGCCCAGTATCCTAGCTGCTTCGCTTTTATTGCCACCGGCAGTTTCAAGGGCTGTTAGAATAGCTTGTTTTTCAATATCTTCAAGGGATTTTGGCATCTGAGCTGATAGTGAATGCTGGATGAATTTGTTTTCCAGTGTTTCAATCCCATGCTCCTGGGCATATGACTGGGTTATGCTCAGGGGCAGTTCTTTTTCTGAAATATATTCTCCAGGCAGGAGAATAACAGCCCTTTCCATTGCATTTTCAAGCTCCCGTACATTTCCAGGCCAGTGGTATTTTAAAAGCATGTCCATTGCAAAAGGAGTGATTCCTTTTACCTGCTTTCTATTTTTTTCTGCATATTTTTTTGTAAAATGATTTGCCAGAAGGGGAATATCATCCATGCGCTCCCTCAAGGCCGGGATTTTCAGGGCAACAACATTAAGGCGGTAAAAGAGATCCTCCCTGAAGCTGCCTGATTCCACCTCTTCCTGGAGATTTTTGTTTGTAGCTGCCAGGATTCGGACATCTACGGTTATGGGTTTATCACTGCCTACCCTTTGAATCTCCCCTTCCTGTATGACCCTTAGCAGTTTTGCCTGCATCATGGGCGGCATCTCTCCAACTTCGTCTAAAAAGATTGTGCCTTTGTCAGCCTGCATAAACCTGCCTTCACGGCTTCGGTCAGCACCTGTAAAAGCTCCTTTTTCATGGCCGAACAGCTCGGATTCCAGAAGGGTTTCAGCCAGAGCGGCGCAGTTGACTGTAATAAGGGAA from the Desulfonema limicola genome contains:
- a CDS encoding protein kinase domain-containing protein, encoding MKIFISYTKEDIDIANKLYADLQEADLKPWMDKKNILPGQKWKQIIPKIINKCDLVIILMSSKSILRRGYFHTELRSALNVLNEMPPHSIFIIPVRIDNCNPAYEELKDIHWVDIFPSYENGFSKILNTINKILESVPKYKSAYTRKIGDEIRVLENLYEKLTIKGSDKKELFDIENKIKLLNKKILQGPNLEEGFILSARYKLIECIGTGGFATVWKAYDKKNRKLAAIKVLHGHLSRDDSQRDRFFRGAETMMSLNHQNIIRIIEPKCKYRGYYYFSMEYIDGSNLYDFIINNKELSKKNLLNIIEDVCLAVNYSHDYDIIHRDIKPENILVQKNGTACLTDFDLVLMYSSTIRASTGSIGTFMFAAPETIGSTYRIDKRSDIFSLAMTIVFCLYNEDLPINIFGNYINFVGDLDCNPEVKKSLMCALEWEPSDRYNSALNFWKDFNEAWKNDNKQIIKIELNSSNSEFKQYKENSEIKQDNYYIGKYTVTNAEFKRFVLAGGYDSTGLDNWWSNLGKEVWESYINRQQHPCIFEDKRREDFYTDRPAFWDDGKFNHPNKPVVGICWFEAEAYCNWLLEYLIKKDNVFWVNKSIHLPTEFQWVSAARKNGKYEYPWGNKLPSEEYANYGNKLLGTPHIIGSHPKGSSWCGCNDMVGDVWEWSLDNFEKNNDIDKVIRGGCCFDEAEQITINSRQARKPAYRHAAIGFRIVVESKCG
- a CDS encoding sigma-54-dependent transcriptional regulator, with the protein product MKPAILIVDDDSGHRITLETIIKSWGYRTESAADGTEAVEKVQEKAFDLILMDVRMAVMSGIEALKKIKIYNPAIPILIMTAYSSVESAVEALKAGAYDYLTKPLDFDVLKLSIERACEHAGLKEENRNLREKLGSAFDLGNIIGKSQPMKDLNAMISMIAPSEATVLITGESGTGKELAARSVHYNSSRKDHSLITVNCAALAETLLESELFGHEKGAFTGADRSREGRFMQADKGTIFLDEVGEMPPMMQAKLLRVIQEGEIQRVGSDKPITVDVRILAATNKNLQEEVESGSFREDLFYRLNVVALKIPALRERMDDIPLLANHFTKKYAEKNRKQVKGITPFAMDMLLKYHWPGNVRELENAMERAVILLPGEYISEKELPLSITQSYAQEHGIETLENKFIQHSLSAQMPKSLEDIEKQAILTALETAGGNKSEAARILGINRKTLHKKLKNYEAG
- a CDS encoding YgiT-type zinc finger protein — its product is MNEYSECFYCGGIVKEQSLSREIWWKNRLYIFENVPMGVCMQCGEKVIKPKVAKHIDMLLKKRSEPQKILQVPVYRYIPLHAGEPVKSTA